The following proteins are co-located in the Marispirochaeta aestuarii genome:
- a CDS encoding ABC transporter permease produces MIFIRVAWQNMLVHRRRTLLILFSISLSVAVILFVSGMAEGLKKNFFRGMLEESGHLQILPAGTDDALDPYDPDLLIQNPDEIVSDLSARKGVQRAEKVLSFGCMLLAGDRNLTIEGRGTNKETRIFSKARDGIYAGGFLADDNGGKPGICISAGIADLLHVDLGDPLVVLVEDSTGSPWYIEYSVTGLYATDSREFDEGSFYLRHEDAEELLYFPGKTREIRVVLLDPALAGPLADQLDTGAAPYRGTEIKTWREIHGSYLVLLDFFDIFMVFMNIFTVLVAATVITNSILMNIFERTREYGTLRAIGMKRYQLFGFILTEGFVQGVAGSLLGLVLGIPLVLYFQAYGMNWGEITESFGLGETFYFAFAPEHAIAGLISGIAIACTGSLYAGWVSSRMSIMESL; encoded by the coding sequence ATGATCTTTATCCGCGTCGCCTGGCAGAATATGCTCGTCCACCGGCGGCGGACCCTGCTCATCCTGTTTTCCATAAGTCTCTCGGTGGCAGTCATCCTGTTTGTCTCGGGAATGGCGGAAGGCCTTAAAAAGAACTTTTTCCGGGGCATGCTGGAAGAAAGCGGGCACCTGCAGATCCTTCCCGCGGGGACCGATGATGCCCTGGATCCCTACGATCCTGATCTTCTGATTCAAAACCCCGACGAAATAGTCTCCGACCTGTCCGCCAGGAAGGGGGTACAGAGAGCGGAGAAGGTTCTGAGCTTCGGGTGCATGCTCCTGGCCGGGGACAGAAATCTTACCATCGAAGGCCGGGGTACTAATAAAGAGACCCGGATCTTCTCCAAAGCCCGGGATGGCATATACGCGGGAGGTTTTCTTGCAGACGACAACGGGGGTAAGCCGGGAATCTGCATCAGCGCAGGTATTGCTGATCTCCTGCATGTGGATCTCGGGGACCCGCTGGTGGTTCTCGTGGAAGACAGCACCGGAAGCCCCTGGTACATCGAGTATTCTGTAACCGGGCTTTACGCAACGGACAGCAGGGAGTTTGACGAGGGTAGCTTCTATCTGCGCCACGAAGACGCCGAGGAGCTTCTGTATTTTCCGGGTAAAACACGGGAGATCCGGGTTGTTCTGCTCGATCCGGCCCTGGCGGGTCCTCTCGCTGACCAGCTTGATACAGGCGCGGCGCCTTACAGGGGAACTGAGATAAAAACATGGCGGGAGATCCACGGCAGTTATCTGGTGCTCCTCGATTTCTTCGATATCTTCATGGTCTTCATGAATATCTTTACCGTGCTGGTGGCCGCAACAGTTATAACCAACTCCATCCTGATGAATATCTTTGAACGTACCAGGGAGTACGGCACCCTGAGGGCAATAGGAATGAAGCGGTACCAGCTCTTCGGGTTTATCCTTACCGAGGGTTTCGTACAGGGCGTCGCCGGAAGCCTTTTGGGACTCGTTCTGGGGATTCCCCTGGTACTCTATTTTCAGGCCTACGGCATGAACTGGGGAGAGATTACGGAAAGCTTCGGACTGGGAGAGACCTTCTACTTCGCCTTTGCCCCGGAACACGCCATTGCCGGTCTCATCTCGGGGATTGCCATCGCCTGTACAGGCTCCCTCTACGCCGGCTGGGTAAGCTCCAGGATGAGCATAATGGAATCCCTGTAA
- a CDS encoding ABC transporter ATP-binding protein, whose amino-acid sequence MPVLKIEDIHKDYLLGKSVIHALKGLSLSVEKGDFISVVGPSGCGKTTLLNILGCIDKPSSGRVYFRGEDLSKMTDNQEADIRLREIGFIFQSFNLVPVLSCSENIEFPLILAGVPKKERRRRTARLVEIVGLADFAEHKPDELSGGQRQRVAIARALVNNPSLVIADEPTANLDSETGNSILETMNRLNREEKVTFIFSTHNPEIMQYARTIIHLKDGAVTRVDQGVPA is encoded by the coding sequence ATGCCGGTTTTGAAAATCGAAGACATACACAAGGATTACCTGCTGGGAAAGTCCGTTATTCATGCCCTCAAAGGGCTTAGTTTGAGCGTCGAAAAGGGGGATTTTATCTCTGTTGTCGGTCCATCGGGCTGCGGCAAAACCACCCTCCTGAATATCCTCGGCTGCATAGACAAGCCAAGCTCCGGCAGGGTCTATTTCAGGGGAGAGGATCTTTCAAAAATGACGGACAATCAGGAGGCGGACATCCGGCTCAGGGAGATAGGTTTCATCTTCCAGTCCTTTAACCTTGTTCCGGTATTGAGCTGTTCCGAAAACATCGAGTTTCCCCTTATTCTGGCTGGGGTTCCCAAAAAGGAACGCCGGAGGCGGACGGCACGACTGGTGGAAATCGTGGGACTTGCGGATTTTGCGGAGCATAAACCGGATGAACTCTCCGGAGGACAGCGTCAGCGGGTGGCGATTGCCCGGGCCCTTGTAAACAATCCGTCCCTGGTCATCGCCGACGAACCGACGGCGAACCTCGACTCCGAAACGGGAAACTCGATCCTGGAGACCATGAACCGCCTTAACCGGGAGGAAAAGGTCACCTTTATATTTTCCACCCACAATCCGGAAATCATGCAGTACGCCAGGACCATCATACATCTGAAGGACGGTGCCGTTACACGTGTAGACCAGGGGGTCCCGGCATGA